CTTTCCCGCCTACCGTAAAGCCGCCCGTGACCTTACCCGTCGCAGGGTCGAATGTCGTGCCGCCACCAAGTTTGTCGGTCACAGAGCCAAGGGCTGTGTTTAATTGACCGCCGTTGACCCCATCCGTCGAGCCCATTGCCAAACTACCAGCGCCTACATTAATAAGCTTGCCACCGCTAAAGTCCGCTCCCTTGAAGGTCGGCGTCTCTTTGAACGAAATCTCAATCCCGTCGGCTGTGGTGGTTGTCTTCAGGTTGGTCGTGGCCGTACCCGTCGCATTCCCTGAGATGATCTTCAAGGTTTCGCCCAGTTTACGGTCAACCTTAGTCCCACTGTCGGCGGTAAAGCCCAGTGGTGTGTCGGCAATCGCTTTGGTGGTGCCTGCAATGGCATCCGCCACGTTATTGTAGTCTTTCCCGCCTACCGTAAAGCCGCCCGTGACCTTACCCGTCGCAGGGTCGAATGTCGTGCCGCCACCAAGTTTGTCGGTCACAGAGCCAAGGGCTGTGTTTAATTGACCGCCGTTGACCCCATCCGTCGAGCCCATTGCCAAACTACCAGCGCCTACATTAATAAGCTTGCCACCGCTAAAGTCCGCTCCCTTGAAGGTCGGCGTCTCTTTGAACGAAATCTCAATCCCGTCGGCTGTGGTGGTTGTCTTCAGGTTGGTCGTGGCCGTACCCGTCGCATTCCCTGAGATGATCTTCAAGGTTTCGCCCAGTTTACGGTCAACCTTAGTCCCACTGTCGGCGGTAAAGCCCAGTGGTGTGTCGGCAATCGCATTGGTAATTGCGAATAACTGGCTACCGTTAATTGCGTTTGTGCTGGTAGCTGATACTTCGCCATCAGCCACACCTTGTATTTGTCTATTGCCCACAGCGACCACGCCGTTAGTGGGCGCCTGATTTACTGTGAATGTCCGGCCTTGCACCACGCCATTCGCAGTCGTCCAGTTTGTTGTTGCAGTCGTCGCTGTTGCGGATGAATCACTCCCCAACGCAACTGAATTCGCCAAGGTCACGCTACTATTGGCACCTAATGCCAGCGCATTGATGGAATTGGCATTTGCAGCCGCACCAAGTGCAACTGCATTTTCAGCTCTAGACGCCGCATTGCCACCTATGGCTACACCGTTACTTGTTCCGCTTGTGGTGATCGTACCCGCACCAATTGCAACACCATTGTTTGAAGCAGAGTTTGAGCCATTTGAAATAGCAACCGCGTTTTCCCCGGATGCATTGGCCAAGGAACCCAAGGCTGTTGCACGTGTACCAGTCGCATTTGAGTTGTACCCCAGCGTTGTAGCACCTGTTTGTGTGGCAGACGAACCGTTCCCCCCAATCGCAATTGAGTCTTGCCCACTTGCCAACGTGCCACCACCCAGGGCCGTGGAATCAATACCTATTGCCCTCGCGCCATCGCCAATGGCCAGCATATCGCCATCACTTGCTTCGGCCTGCGCGTTCGTGCCGATAGCAATTGCGTTCCCGTTTGCCGTCACCGCTCTTACGTTTGCACCAATACCGATGGCACCGGTACCACCAGCTTGCACAACGCATGTGCCAGTATTAGCACCTATACCAATCTCATTAAGAGTGCCCCCCGTTGGAGTACAACCACCCAAGGCTGTATCAGCATAAGAACCATTTGAAATCCCAATTGCAGTGATTGCGGCCAAAGCGGCTACTACCGATGAGCATCGTTTACCACGTGAAGATACTAATTCACTGACGACCACCCAGATGCCGCTGTGGCTGTTAAAGATAATTTTGTAGGACTTATTCATTCCGACCTCTCACAGGGATTGGCAATTTTTAAGCTAATAACTTATTTTTTCTTGGATTTTGATTTTGACTCGGCACTGTCAGACATCGACTGGGCTGGCGCTGCCGCGCTCGGCGGTGCAAATCCACCTACAGGATTTGTAATCGATGGCGGAACCAACAACATGTAGCCAGCAAAATACCAAGTGCCGTTTTCATTGACGTAGGTTACGGATTCACGTGCGGGCTCTTTTGAGCCTGTAAAGCCACTTGCAAACAGAACATTGATGTAGTTGCCTGGGGCGACATTTCCTGGCTTGGTGATTTCGACGGACTCGACAGACAACCATTTTCTGCCCGCAATATCACCCAGCGGTTTGCGCGAATCAGCAATACTTTTTGCGAATACATCGCGGGTTTGATATTTTTTTGTTTGCTGACTAGCGCTATCCCAGACTTGCTTTGCCGCGCCACCGTCGAATGCCTTGACAATGTTGACCGCATTGGTGACTAAGCTATCCAGTGAAACAGTAGCGGTGGTTTGTGCTGGTACTTCCGCGGCATAAACAGTATTAGCCCATAGCATATAAATAAAACTGCCGATCAACAGCGTGATGGATAAAACCAAACTATAAAAAAAACGCATGCAAGCCTTTCGCACATTGAGTTTTTGAATCCAGCACCAAAAGTTGCCGCCGTCGGCATTGAAGGTGCTAAAATTACGAATTAATTTATTTAATTTTTGGGCGAATAAAAGCCTTACAACCACAATGCACAACCAACTCCCTTAGGGAAGGTGTGTTTTTGAGGTGTCCGCTGATATTTGAACGTGTAATTTTTAAAACTTAATACTCAGGTGTTCAGTTTTTTCTACCCAAAAATTAGTTTTGTTTAACGCAACTGATTTAGATCGAATTTTTGTCTGCTTTATAGGGTCAGATTCAGAAAATCGGTCAATCAACTGAATTAAACGGTGTTTATGTGTTTTTTCATCTGATTAAACACCTTAATTAAGACATATATTTGATGAACAGTCAACAATCATCTTAATTTAACACTATAAATTTGATAGAAATCTAAAAAATCGACTTAATTAAGACAAATTTAATTTATACTCAATAACTCATGTCCCATACTAACGCTGTAAAACTTTACAGACTCTTCCCCTCCGCGGATTTGTCTGACGGTCCCTCGGAAACCTCCTCGAGCATTTAATATGTCGGGCATTTCATCAAAACTCATCTCACTCATCGGACAGAGATCCATTAATCAATGGGCTAGGGAGCATGGACTTGCACCCCAGACTGTGCACGAATGGATCAAGAATGATCGGTTACCGAGAGAGTCTGCCCTCAAAGATCTCGAGCGCAAGACTGGCCGACCTGTCGCATGGTGGATAGGGAATACCGATGAAGATGCCTCTTTGCTGGGAGCCGCTCCCAGCGCAGCGATAGAGGAAAGTGAAGCAGACATGGAGTACATTAAGTATTTCGAGCCAGGTAGCTCGAACGACTTGAATAATAACAACTATTTATTAATGCAAATCTCGAGAAATATGCTCGATGTTTCAGCCGTGACCGATGTGGACCCGAGTCATATCATTACGATTACGGTCAATACGGACACGCTGAACCCCAGTTTTAAATTGGGGGAGCAGGCACTGGTAGATACAAGTTGCCAGCACATCCATGAAGACGGTGTGTATGTCATTCAGCAGGGCAAGACGCTTAGAATTAAGCGGATTAAACTGCGGCTTGATGGTCAGATCGAAGTTCGAGGAGACGCTAGCGATGGGTTTACCCCCGAGATTTACACGCGAGAGGAAGCCGAGAAGTTTTTAATTGTCGGCAAACTGCTGCCATACCGATTTGGTAAAACAGACCTGTAGCTTGCATTATGACGTTTAAAAAACCAGCCTACGGGCTGGTTTTTTATTGCCTACAATAAAAATTGTCATCTTAATTAAGACATATATCGGACAGTATGCAATAATCAGCCAAAAAACAAACAAATAAGAAAAGGTCGGGAGAGAAGTGATGCTAAATCTAATCCGTAAATATACGAGCCGTGTTCGCAGTAACAATCCTGAACAGACGGCGCTCAAAGTCAGCCTATTTGCAACAGCGCTACTTGGTTGCACTGCAACACTATTTGCAATATGGGCTGACTCGGCGGCGCTATTGCTGGATGGGGCATTTGGCTTATCTGATATTTTATTTTCTTGGGCCGCCCTTAAAGTCAGCCGTTTGATTCAGAATGGGCACTCAAAAAATTATCCTTTCGGCTACCATGCATTTGAGGCTTTTCTCAACCTAGTCAATGCATTAATGGCCATGGCTTTATTAGTGTTTTCTGCGCTGATGGCTTTGATTGCGATCTCGCACGGAGGTAGGCACCCGCATTCCTTGGCGGTCGCTATTTTTGCGCTATTTTCTGCGATAGTGTGCCTGCTGATGTGGCGATTTACAGATGCAAAAGCAAAAGAGTCTGGCTCTGCACTCCTTAAATTGGACGTGGTGAACTGGCAAATTGATGGCCTAATCACGCTGGCAATTTCGATCGGATTTTTTATGGCCACCCTCATTGAACACACGTTTCTTGCCCGTTTTGCGCCTTATTTTGACCCGATGATTGTGCTATTTGTCTGCATCATTGCGTTTCCGGAACCGTTAAGTATTTTCAAACGGTTTTTAAAGCAACTGTTGGGTGCCAACACCATGCCTGCACTCTCAGCAAGAATTAATAGTCTGTATACATTGGCTTTTTTACAAAATTCGCCCACTTTTCATGCCTGCATCCACGAAGATTTAGATATTGAGTGCAAGTCACTAGAACTGGGCCGAATGATTTATATTTGGATAGAATTAAAGGTCCCATGCGACCACAAATTGGCACAACTATGTCATCAGTTCGAATTAAGAACAGATCTTGAGCGCCTGTATAGGCACAACTTTAAAGATAGAAATGTGTGTGTCGATGTCATTTTCACGCCCGCTAAGCAAGATTTGCAGTTTTTACAATTTGCCTAACCGCATCGCCCCGACGGGCAAGCGGATGCCACACGCCTGATACGCAAGCCCTGTATTTTGTGTCATGCTAAGTGTTTTATTTAGACAGCCGAAAGCTATGCCCGCCAGCGCCCCAGCAATGACACGCATTCTGATTACCGGTGCTTCAAGCGGGTTGGGCGCTGCGTTTGCCACCGCTTATGCCAAAAAATTGGGTGCCAATGCAATGTTGGCGCTTTGCGGCCGAAACGAAGTGGCGTTGCATCGACTAGCAGATCAACTAAGATCGTCGTTCCAATCAACTTGTGTGGTTTATCCGGCAGATGTACGCGATGCGGGAGGGATGCAAGCGATCGCAAACAATTTTATGGTGGCGCATGGCACGCCCCATATCATCATTGCCAATGCCGGCGTTAGTCGCGGGACCTTAACTGAGCATGTAGAGGATATTTCAGCGTTTCGGGCAGTGTTTGAGACCAATGTCCTCGGCATGGTACATACCTTTCAGCCCTTTATTGAGGCGATGAAACTAAGCCGAACACTTGGCGAGCCCGCGCAATTGGTCGGCATTGCCAGTGTTGCTGGCATTCGCGGCTTGCCAGGCTCAGGGGCCTACAGCGCAAGCAAAGCGGCCGCCATCACCTATTTAGAGAGCTTGCGGATTGAGATGCAACAATACAATATCCCAGTCACCACGATTGCCCCTGGTTATATTCGTACGCCGATGACCGCGGTGAACACTTACCGTATGCCGTTTTTAATGGACGCAGAGACGTTTGCAACCCATGCCTTGCGCGCAATTGCTGCACATCGCCGCTTCACCATCATCCCCTGGCAAATGGGCTTGATTGCCAGACTGATGCGGCTTATTCCTGCCAGCGTGTGGGATGCCATCATGAAAAATGCCCCGCATAAGGCGAGGCAGACTTCTGAATAGTGTTAACCGGCTGTCAGGTCTTTGATGACTTTAGAGGCGCCATAATTTTTGACTGACGCAATCCCTTTATCACGCGCCGCTTCTGAAGCATACATTTGGCTGGTACCAATAATTTGATGGTTACCGGCGAGCAGATTGAAATAAGGTCTACCGTCTTTTGCGGCCAATGCTTGATAGCGCGCATCCAACGCACTATTTGTTTGTACCGATGTAATACCATTGAGCGCCGCGGCTTTCGTGGTGTACTGCTCACTCCTCAAAATCGGCTCACTATTACCTGCTTTTAATACAAAACTAAATTGTTCCGTCTTGTCACTTTTTGTCAGCTCAAACCAACCTGCCATACTTTCTTCTCCCCAAAATAGTGCATCTAAAAGGTTTTTGTAAATTGCAAAATAATCTTGCATGCATCGCATACCCCTTGTAAATAAGGAGTAAGGGTTAAACGTTCATTTACTGCTGTTTGTCTTTTATTTACAACAGGGCTCAGTGATAAAAAAAGCCCATCCGTCAGAATGGGCTTTTGCATTAACGCGTAATCGGTTTGTATCGAATGCGTTTGGGTTTTGCCCCTTCTTCACCAAGGCGTTTTTTCTTATCGGCTTCATATTCTTGATAATTGCCATTAAAGAAGGTCCATTGTGAGTCGCCTTCTGCCGCAAGTATGTGCGTGGCAATTCTGTCCAAAAACCAGCGATCGTGAGAGGTGACCAACACGCAACCCGAATATTCTAACAAGGCGTCTTCTAACGCCCGCAAGGTTTCGACATCCAGATCATTAGAAGGCTCATCTAATAGCAAAACATTGGCGCCAGAGATGAGTGTTTTAGCCAAAT
This Methylophilus medardicus DNA region includes the following protein-coding sequences:
- a CDS encoding S24 family peptidase, translated to MHEWIKNDRLPRESALKDLERKTGRPVAWWIGNTDEDASLLGAAPSAAIEESEADMEYIKYFEPGSSNDLNNNNYLLMQISRNMLDVSAVTDVDPSHIITITVNTDTLNPSFKLGEQALVDTSCQHIHEDGVYVIQQGKTLRIKRIKLRLDGQIEVRGDASDGFTPEIYTREEAEKFLIVGKLLPYRFGKTDL
- a CDS encoding DUF4019 domain-containing protein, with translation MRFFYSLVLSITLLIGSFIYMLWANTVYAAEVPAQTTATVSLDSLVTNAVNIVKAFDGGAAKQVWDSASQQTKKYQTRDVFAKSIADSRKPLGDIAGRKWLSVESVEITKPGNVAPGNYINVLFASGFTGSKEPARESVTYVNENGTWYFAGYMLLVPPSITNPVGGFAPPSAAAPAQSMSDSAESKSKSKKK
- a CDS encoding SDR family oxidoreductase — its product is MPASAPAMTRILITGASSGLGAAFATAYAKKLGANAMLALCGRNEVALHRLADQLRSSFQSTCVVYPADVRDAGGMQAIANNFMVAHGTPHIIIANAGVSRGTLTEHVEDISAFRAVFETNVLGMVHTFQPFIEAMKLSRTLGEPAQLVGIASVAGIRGLPGSGAYSASKAAAITYLESLRIEMQQYNIPVTTIAPGYIRTPMTAVNTYRMPFLMDAETFATHALRAIAAHRRFTIIPWQMGLIARLMRLIPASVWDAIMKNAPHKARQTSE
- a CDS encoding YegP family protein, whose translation is MQDYFAIYKNLLDALFWGEESMAGWFELTKSDKTEQFSFVLKAGNSEPILRSEQYTTKAAALNGITSVQTNSALDARYQALAAKDGRPYFNLLAGNHQIIGTSQMYASEAARDKGIASVKNYGASKVIKDLTAG
- a CDS encoding cation transporter; this encodes MLNLIRKYTSRVRSNNPEQTALKVSLFATALLGCTATLFAIWADSAALLLDGAFGLSDILFSWAALKVSRLIQNGHSKNYPFGYHAFEAFLNLVNALMAMALLVFSALMALIAISHGGRHPHSLAVAIFALFSAIVCLLMWRFTDAKAKESGSALLKLDVVNWQIDGLITLAISIGFFMATLIEHTFLARFAPYFDPMIVLFVCIIAFPEPLSIFKRFLKQLLGANTMPALSARINSLYTLAFLQNSPTFHACIHEDLDIECKSLELGRMIYIWIELKVPCDHKLAQLCHQFELRTDLERLYRHNFKDRNVCVDVIFTPAKQDLQFLQFA